In Tumebacillus amylolyticus, the genomic stretch GGGCAAAAAAGTGCCGCTCATGGGAGTGGGCAACATCTTCACCGCCGACGATGCGGCAAAAGCGTTGCAAACCGGAGTGCCGCTCCTCGCTTTGGGACGTGAACTGATCCTCGAACCCGACTGGGTGGAAAAAATCACCGAAGGCCGCGAGCACGAAATCAAAACCACGCTCTCCCTGCAAGACCAAGCGCGCCTCCAACTGCCCGACCCCCTCTGGAACATGATCCAAGGCATGAAAGGCTGGTTCCCGATCGAGGAATAAAAGAACTCCAACCCTTTTCGAACCGACGCTTCGCAAGCAAGTTCAGCAAGCAAGTTCTGCAGGCGAGTTCTGCAGGCGAGTTCTGCAGGCGAGTTCTGCAGGCGAGTTCTGCGGAGTGGGCACCTCGAAAAAAGGCTGGTCCCATCAGGGGCCAGCCTTTCTTTTCTCAAGTTCGCGGTCCACGTCGCCGAGCACCATCTGCGAAATCTGCGCTTGTGACTCTTCGGTGATCCCTGCAATGTGCGGGGTGAGCAGGACGTTTGGCAACGCCGCCAAGGGATCGGGTTTCTCCGGCGGCTCTTGCTCCCGAACATCGAGGATGGCGAAACGTTGCGGGTTGTCTCGCAGACTGCGGACCAGCGCCGACTCGTCCACGATGGCACCGCGTGCCGTGTTGATCAGCACAGCACGAGGTTTCATCAGCGCCAACTCCTCGGCCCCGATCATATGGCGTGTCTCCGCAGTCAACGGGACATGCAGAGACAGATAATCTGCCCACGCACAAACTTCCGCAAGCGTCGCCCTCTGCACGCCGCCGTCCTGCACCGCGAGATGTGTAGGATGAAGCAATGGATCGTACGCGACGACTTCCATCCCCAGCACCCGCGCCCTCGAAGCAACTCGCTGCCCGATATCGCCCAAGCCGATCAAACCCAACGTCTTGCCGGACAACTCCTGCCCGATGCCAGACCCTCGATCCCACAACCCCTGCTTCGTCTGCACACCCAATCTCCCCAAAAAACGCGCCTGCTCAAACATTGCGGCGATGACAAACTCAGCCACCGCATTGGCGTTGCCACCCCTTGCGATCACCACCGCCACCTCGCGCTCACGCAGAGCGGCGAGATCGAGATTCTCAATCCCCACACCCAGACGCCCGACGACTTGCAAATCAGGCAACCGTTCCAACAGAGCTCGATCCACCTGCGTGCGATTGCGTACCACCAACGCTTTTGCCTTCGCACAGGCTTCCATCAACCGCTCCCGATCTTGAACGAGGGTCGGATCGTAGTGAACGGCCCACTTTTTCCAAAACCATTCGGGCACCGGGCCCAGTAAGTCTTCCGCGATGACGACGTCCATGATTACCGCCTTGCCTTGCGCCAGATGCGGGTAATTTCTTTGATGCGGCGATACATGCGCGGGTCGCGAAGTTTGGCGAACAACGAATGCGCGGGACCCGTGTTCTCCTCGATCATCCAGAGCCGTCCCGACGTGTCCACCGCCAAGTCGAGTCCGATTTGCGAGTAGTGCTTCCAATCTTCAAAGCGGTTGACCGTGCGGTGGGCGAGGGTGACCATTTCCTTTTTCAACTTGGCGCGTTGGGTCTCGGAGAGGCCGAGCGACTTTTTCAGAGCGGTGTCGATGTCGGATACATAGCCTTTGCCACGGGCGACGTTTGTGATGACGCTGTTCGGCCCGGCGACTTTGGCGAGCATCCCGACGTACTCCCATTTGCCGTGTACGCGCATCATCATCAAGCGAATGTCATAGGGACGTTCATTGATCTTGGCGAGTTGGATACCCCGCTGCACGATGTACGTGATCCCCGGACGTTGTCGTGCTCGCAGTTGACGGTAGAGTTCGGAGATCGTCTTGCTGTGTACGGCTTTGCCCCGCTCAACAACGAACGAATACCCGCTATCCTCACGCTTCCAAACTTTCGTAATCCCGCGGCCACCCCATCCGGCGCTCGGTTTCACGTAGACGCTTGAATATTTCCCGAGGAATTTTTGCAACGAAACTTGAGTGAGCACCGCCGTCTCAGGTAAGTATTTTTTAATCTGCGGGACTTGCGCGAAGAACCGCCAACAGCCCCATTTGCCCAGTTCAGGCTTGCGCTTTTTCAAAGGGATCACCGCCTTTCACAACAGGGTATGACAGGGCTGTCGAATTCGCATTGGGGCACATACCCTGATGGAGACGATTGTTTGGAAAAAAGGAGATGACCCCTCGTGCAACGCCTGATGTGCAAAGGCAAGATCCACCGCGCCGTCGTCACAGAAGCAGACCTCGACTATGTGGGCAGCATCACCATCGACTCTCTGTTGATGTCCGCTGCCGACATCCGACCGTTTGAAATGGTGCAAGTGACGTCTCTTCGCAATGCCACGCGCTGGAAAACCTACGCGATTCCCGCCGATCCGGGCTCCGGCAAGATCTGCTTGAACGGGCCGCCGGCGCGGCTTTTTCAACCGGGGGACATCGTGTTCATTCTCAGCATGGCAACGTATGAGGAGTCTGAACTCGGGCAACTCAAACACCGCGTCGTGCTCGTCGACGAACACAACTCCATCACCGAAATTCGCGAACACGACATGTAAAGCGGGGCGCAAAAAAAGGGTGACTTCTCCCGGAGGAGATCACCCTTTTTTTTGTATGGCGATGTACGCGTATGGAAAAAATGTCCTGTGTACTGCAAAAACGGAAGGTGGTCTCCACATGGACAACAACGAAATTCTCTCGGAAGGCGAAACGCAGCAGACGCTGACAGATCGCCAAGGACATCCGATTTCCGATAACCAAAACGTCAGAACTGTCGGCAACCGCGGCCCGGTGACGCTGGAAAACTACCACTTCCTCGAAAAAATCTCGCACTTCGACCGCGAGCGCATCCCGGAGCGCGTCGTGCATGCGCGCGGGGCGGGGGCGCACGGGTACTTTGAAGCGTACGGGAGCGTCGGGGACGAACCGATTGCGAAGTATACCCGAGCGAAGTTGATGCAGGAAAAAGGGAAGCGGACGCCGGTGTTCGTGCGTTTTTCGACAGTTGTGCACGGCGGGCATTCGCCGGAGACGTTGCGCGACCCGCGCGGGTTTGCGGTGAAGTTTTATACGGAGGATGGCAACTGGGATTTGGTCGGGAACAATCTGAAGATCTTTTTCATCCGCGACCCGCTGAAATTCCCGGACATGGTGCATGCGTTCCGTCCGAGCCCGGTCAACAACTTGAGTAATCCGGAGCGGATGTTCGATTTCCTCTCGCAGACGCCGGAAGCGACGCATATGGTGACGTTTGTATTCTCGCCGTGGGGGATTCCGGCGAACTACCGCGAGATGCAAGGGTCTGGCGTCAACACGTACAAGTGGGTGAATCAGGACGGCGAGGCTGTGCTCGTGAAGTATCATTGGGAGCCGCTCAAGCAGGGCATTCGCAACTTGCGCCAGAGTGAAGCGGACGAGATTCAGATGCGCAACTACAGCCATGCCACGCAGGATTTGTATGAAGCGATTGAGCGCGGGGACTATCCGGAGTGGGAGTTGTGCGTGCAGATCATGAGCGACGACGAACATCCGGAGTTGGATTTCGACCCGCTCGATCCGACGAAGCTCTGGCCGGTGGACAAGTTCCCGTTCCTGCCGGTGGGCAAGATGGTGTTGGATCGCAATCCGGAGAATTACTTTGCGGAAGTGGAGCAGGTGGCGTTTGGCACGGGGGTTTTGGTGGACGGTCTGGACTTCTCCGACGACAAACTGCTGCAAGGCCGGACGTTCTCTTACTCCGACACCCAGCGTCATCGCGTGGGGACGAACTACCTGCAAGTCCCGATCAACGCGCCGAAAACGCACGTCGCCACAAACCAAGAAGGCGGGCAGATGGACATGCGTGTCGACCGAGCACCGGGACAAAACCCGCACGTCAACTACGAGCCGTCGACGCTCGGCGGGTTAAAAGAAGCGCCGAAGCCGGGCAAAGACCACGAACCGCAGTACGACGCCAAACTCGTGCGTGAGAAACTCGATCGCACGAACGACTTCAAGCAAGCGGGGGAGACGTACCGTGCGTTTGAAGATTGGGAGCGGGACGAGTTGATCTCGAACTTGGTGGGAGCGTTGAGTGTGTGCAAACCGCACATTCAAGAACAGATGATCGAGTACTTCACCAAGGCCGACCCCGAGTACGGACAACGCGTCCTGGACGGTCTCGCCCTCGCAAACCGTGGGAGCAACGAGCACACCAGCTCTGCCTCCGCAGATTCCGCAGTCGACGCCGCAAAGAAAATGGGCGGAGAGTCGGATCGGTATTAGGCGAGAGGCTCTTTTATGAAAAAGGCACCCGCGAGTGGGTGTCTGAGAACCCGATCCACTTTTAAAATAAAAAAACACACGCTCCTCCCAGCGGAGGCGTGTGTTTTTTTTCGACCGTATTGACCCGCCCGCAACCTCCGTGATATAGTTTCATCGTTGAACCATTAGAATGCGGAACGTTGCAGTATCGAACAAGGAGGACAAGATGGAGACTTTACAGCTCAAACCGCTGATCGAGCGGTACATGTCAGCTTCGTTCAACGTCAACCGCGTCATGCATGCGCTGCTTCGCAAGCTGATGCCGGAGAACTTGACGGCCGATCAGCACGAGACGCTGTGCTACATACGCGAACGTGGCACCTGTACTTCGTCTGAGTTGGCGGATTATTTTTTTGTGGGCAAGAGTTCGATCACGGCGATTGTGAAGCGTCTGGTCGAGAAGGACTGGATCGAACGCCGTCCCGATGATCAGGACCGCCGTGTCACCTACTTGGCACTAACCCCCGCGGGGGAGCAATTGATAGAAGAAATGCAAACCAAGATCGAAGAACTGCTGGCGAGGTACATCGTGCATTTTGAAAACCAAGAAGCGCTGCAGTTCATCGAAACATTCGAGAAACTTGCCAACTTGCTGGTTTGCGAAGAGGAGGTCAAAGAGAACCTATGAAAACAATCGTCAAACTCAAGTGGTTCTGGTTGGTGCTCTGGCTGGTCGCAGCCGTAGGGCTCGCCCTCAGCGCCCCGAACATGGAACAACTCGTCCGTGACAAAGGCCAGATCAACGTCCCGGACGGCTACTCCTCTTCAACCGCCGCCAAACTGATTGAAGAGATGAACCAAGACAAACCCCAAGGCGCGCACGAAGAAGCGGCCGTCCTCGTCTTCCACGACGACAAGGGTCTCAGTTCAAGCGAGATGGACGAAGCCAAAACCGCCGTCGAAAACTTGAAAAAAAACCAAGACCAATACGGCATCGTCTCCGTCATCTCGCACTTCGACACCAAAGAGCTTGAGAAAAACATGGTTTCCAAGGACGGCAAAACTCTGCTCGTCCTCGTCAATGTCAGCACCAAAGACCGCACGCCGGCTGAAGCGCGCGATGCGTTGAACAAAGCGGTGGCCGACGTCAAAGTCGAGCACTACTACACCGGCAACATGCTGATCAACGAAGACGTCGTGCAAAGCTCGCAAGACGGGTTGAAAAAAACGGAGTGGATCACCGTCGTCTTCATCCTCGGCATCCTCTTCATCGTGTTCCGTTCGCTGGTCGCCCCGTTCATTCCGCTGCTCACCGTGGGGATTTCCTACCTCGTTTCGCAGTCGGTCGTGGCGTTCCTCGTGGACCTGTTCGACTTCCCGCTGTCGAACTTTACGCAGATCTTCATGGTCGCCGTCATGTTTGGGATCGGGACCGACTACTGTATCTTGCTGATCTCTCGTTTCAAAGAAGAGCTGGCACACGGGCACGACCGCGTGACCGCCATCCTCAACACCTACAAAACCGCAGGCCGCACCGTGTTCTTCTCCGGCCTCGCCGTGCTTGTCGGGTTTGCTTCCATCGGATTCTCGACGTTTGTCCTCTACCGCTCGGCAGTCGCCGTCGCAGTTGGCGTTGCGGTTCTGCTGATCGCGCTCGTCACGTTGGTTCCGTTTTTCATGGGCGTGATGGGCAAAGCGATTTTCTGGCCGTCCAAGGGCGCGCTTGAACACAAAGACAGCAAACTCTGGGGGAGCGTCGGGAACTTCTCGCTGAAACGCCCGCTCTGGGCGCTGGTGATCCTCGCGATCATCATCGTGCCGTTCCTCTCGGCGTACAAAGGCGCGACCTCGTTCAACTCGCTCGAAGAACTCGGCGACAAGTACGATTCGGTCAAAGCGTTCAACGCGATTTCCAACTCGTTTGGCCCGGGTGAATCGATGCCTTCGAAAGTCGTCGTCAAAGTCGACAAACCGATGGACACTTCGGCAGGGCTTGCCACCGTGGAGCAAATCTCCCGCGAACTCTTGCAAGTCGACGGGGTCAAAGCGGTTCGCAGCGCGACTCGTCCCAGCGGCGACGCCGTCGAAGAATTCGGAGTCCCCAAGCAAGCGACGCAACTCGGCGACGGGCTGGGGCAGGGGACGGACGCACTCGGCCAGATCAACAAAGGCCTGACCGATGCGAGCAACGCCCTCTCCTCCAACGCGCCGAAACTTAACGAAGCCGTTGCCGGCGCATCGCAACTCGTAGACGGCACCAACGCGCTCAAATCGGGCGTCGTCCAACTCGGAGACGGCCTGAAGCAGATTGAAAAAGGTCTCCGCGACGGTTCCGTCGGCGCAGCAGACCTGAGC encodes the following:
- a CDS encoding hydroxyacid dehydrogenase — its product is MDVVIAEDLLGPVPEWFWKKWAVHYDPTLVQDRERLMEACAKAKALVVRNRTQVDRALLERLPDLQVVGRLGVGIENLDLAALREREVAVVIARGGNANAVAEFVIAAMFEQARFLGRLGVQTKQGLWDRGSGIGQELSGKTLGLIGLGDIGQRVASRARVLGMEVVAYDPLLHPTHLAVQDGGVQRATLAEVCAWADYLSLHVPLTAETRHMIGAEELALMKPRAVLINTARGAIVDESALVRSLRDNPQRFAILDVREQEPPEKPDPLAALPNVLLTPHIAGITEESQAQISQMVLGDVDRELEKRKAGP
- a CDS encoding YheC/YheD family protein, which produces MKKRKPELGKWGCWRFFAQVPQIKKYLPETAVLTQVSLQKFLGKYSSVYVKPSAGWGGRGITKVWKREDSGYSFVVERGKAVHSKTISELYRQLRARQRPGITYIVQRGIQLAKINERPYDIRLMMMRVHGKWEYVGMLAKVAGPNSVITNVARGKGYVSDIDTALKKSLGLSETQRAKLKKEMVTLAHRTVNRFEDWKHYSQIGLDLAVDTSGRLWMIEENTGPAHSLFAKLRDPRMYRRIKEITRIWRKARR
- the panD gene encoding aspartate 1-decarboxylase — protein: MQRLMCKGKIHRAVVTEADLDYVGSITIDSLLMSAADIRPFEMVQVTSLRNATRWKTYAIPADPGSGKICLNGPPARLFQPGDIVFILSMATYEESELGQLKHRVVLVDEHNSITEIREHDM
- a CDS encoding catalase — its product is MDNNEILSEGETQQTLTDRQGHPISDNQNVRTVGNRGPVTLENYHFLEKISHFDRERIPERVVHARGAGAHGYFEAYGSVGDEPIAKYTRAKLMQEKGKRTPVFVRFSTVVHGGHSPETLRDPRGFAVKFYTEDGNWDLVGNNLKIFFIRDPLKFPDMVHAFRPSPVNNLSNPERMFDFLSQTPEATHMVTFVFSPWGIPANYREMQGSGVNTYKWVNQDGEAVLVKYHWEPLKQGIRNLRQSEADEIQMRNYSHATQDLYEAIERGDYPEWELCVQIMSDDEHPELDFDPLDPTKLWPVDKFPFLPVGKMVLDRNPENYFAEVEQVAFGTGVLVDGLDFSDDKLLQGRTFSYSDTQRHRVGTNYLQVPINAPKTHVATNQEGGQMDMRVDRAPGQNPHVNYEPSTLGGLKEAPKPGKDHEPQYDAKLVREKLDRTNDFKQAGETYRAFEDWERDELISNLVGALSVCKPHIQEQMIEYFTKADPEYGQRVLDGLALANRGSNEHTSSASADSAVDAAKKMGGESDRY
- a CDS encoding MarR family winged helix-turn-helix transcriptional regulator gives rise to the protein METLQLKPLIERYMSASFNVNRVMHALLRKLMPENLTADQHETLCYIRERGTCTSSELADYFFVGKSSITAIVKRLVEKDWIERRPDDQDRRVTYLALTPAGEQLIEEMQTKIEELLARYIVHFENQEALQFIETFEKLANLLVCEEEVKENL
- a CDS encoding MMPL family transporter, whose translation is MKTIVKLKWFWLVLWLVAAVGLALSAPNMEQLVRDKGQINVPDGYSSSTAAKLIEEMNQDKPQGAHEEAAVLVFHDDKGLSSSEMDEAKTAVENLKKNQDQYGIVSVISHFDTKELEKNMVSKDGKTLLVLVNVSTKDRTPAEARDALNKAVADVKVEHYYTGNMLINEDVVQSSQDGLKKTEWITVVFILGILFIVFRSLVAPFIPLLTVGISYLVSQSVVAFLVDLFDFPLSNFTQIFMVAVMFGIGTDYCILLISRFKEELAHGHDRVTAILNTYKTAGRTVFFSGLAVLVGFASIGFSTFVLYRSAVAVAVGVAVLLIALVTLVPFFMGVMGKAIFWPSKGALEHKDSKLWGSVGNFSLKRPLWALVILAIIIVPFLSAYKGATSFNSLEELGDKYDSVKAFNAISNSFGPGESMPSKVVVKVDKPMDTSAGLATVEQISRELLQVDGVKAVRSATRPSGDAVEEFGVPKQATQLGDGLGQGTDALGQINKGLTDASNALSSNAPKLNEAVAGASQLVDGTNALKSGVVQLGDGLKQIEKGLRDGSVGAADLSKGLKQAKSSADQLAAAAKELQGHYNEMGTGLDQLSKAYDGVATQSAGLAQGLADVGTGLNGLSQKYPDLQKDPDFLKTQGALTQLQSGATQLSEGLKQLNEKLTAVSTGMTQANAGYKQAADGQAALAQGLAQLSAGLDQLQAGIAKAADGQGQIVTKLPSVTTGFDQLTTGQKQLQSGFAQLNGQLGQLTDGLNKSTDGLSQVSGGLKTANDYLKELSANPNQNLSGWYIPDEALQNADFQKALDSYMSKDRKIITFDVVFDGNPYAVDTLKKVDGLTDAVARALKGTDYSNATYAVNGVTSINNDLKNISAADYSRTVMLMLIGIGLILILMFRSIVMPLYILGSLMLTYYSSLAIAEVIFVRVLGHTGISWAVPFFGFVLLMALGVDYSIFLMDRFKEYRDMKPNDAILLAMKKMGGVIISAAVILGGTFAAMLPSGVMSLLEIATIVLCGLTLYALVMLPLFIPVMVRMFGEANYWPFMRKPAEVKQQKQVEVTL